A window of the Tunturibacter empetritectus genome harbors these coding sequences:
- a CDS encoding type I phosphomannose isomerase catalytic subunit, which translates to MTSGTRVAPFGLKPWFSERVWGKSDLKPWFDETGTTELVGEAWLTGPQCLVESGPFKGQTLASVGEKMGGEFPLLVKILFPADKLSVQVHPDDAQARAMGETRGKTECWYVLEAEPGATVALGLKAGVGAKEVAASVESGTMELLLEHVPVSVGDMLFVDAGTVHAIGPGVVLLETQQTSDVTYRLYDYGRPRELHLEKGLQVIKSKTQAGKVAPREMDGFTRLIEQRYFMVDRFEISATRKRTVDFAGAGCLIGLAGSGVVRTPDGELELIPGRAVVVPMGDGDVVVETKAGVSFARCVAPV; encoded by the coding sequence ATGACAAGTGGGACCAGAGTTGCGCCGTTTGGATTGAAGCCGTGGTTTAGCGAGAGAGTGTGGGGGAAGAGCGATCTCAAGCCCTGGTTTGATGAGACTGGGACGACCGAGTTGGTGGGGGAGGCCTGGCTGACTGGACCGCAGTGTCTGGTGGAGAGTGGACCGTTCAAGGGGCAGACGCTGGCTTCGGTTGGGGAGAAGATGGGTGGCGAGTTTCCGCTTCTCGTAAAGATTTTGTTTCCGGCGGATAAGCTTTCGGTGCAAGTGCATCCGGATGATGCGCAGGCGAGGGCGATGGGGGAGACGCGGGGAAAAACTGAGTGTTGGTATGTGCTGGAGGCGGAGCCGGGTGCGACGGTCGCGCTGGGATTGAAGGCGGGCGTTGGCGCGAAGGAGGTCGCGGCTTCGGTCGAGAGTGGGACGATGGAGCTGCTGCTGGAGCATGTGCCAGTGTCGGTGGGGGACATGTTATTCGTGGATGCAGGGACAGTGCACGCTATCGGGCCCGGGGTGGTGCTGCTGGAGACGCAGCAGACGAGCGATGTGACCTATCGGCTCTATGACTATGGACGGCCTCGGGAGTTGCATCTGGAGAAGGGCTTACAGGTGATTAAGTCTAAGACACAGGCGGGGAAGGTTGCGCCACGGGAGATGGATGGATTTACGAGGTTGATTGAGCAGAGATATTTTATGGTGGATCGATTTGAGATCTCTGCGACGAGGAAACGGACGGTCGATTTTGCAGGAGCGGGTTGTCTTATTGGTTTGGCGGGGAGTGGTGTGGTCAGGACACCTGATGGAGAGTTGGAGTTGATTCCCGGAAGGGCTGTGGTGGTGCCGATGGGAGACGGGGATGTGGTTGTGGAGACGAAGGCTGGAGTTTCGTTTGCGCGGTGCGTGGCGCCGGTCTGA
- a CDS encoding DUF1697 domain-containing protein, producing MKAKATGKYVALLRGINVGGKNMLPMKELAGLFVTSGCEEVVTYIQSGNVVFCAGDKVAGGVQDAITNQVELQFGLKVPVVLRTASEMQAAIRTNPFLKVGTAEEMLHVCFLADRPGQDLVAGLDAMRSAPDEFAVIGREIYMKLVTGAAKTKLTNAYFDSKLKTVSTMRNWRTVLKLAEMMA from the coding sequence ATGAAGGCGAAAGCGACTGGAAAATATGTTGCTTTGCTGCGCGGCATCAACGTTGGCGGTAAAAATATGCTGCCGATGAAAGAGCTGGCGGGACTCTTCGTCACTTCTGGATGTGAAGAGGTGGTGACCTACATTCAGAGCGGGAATGTAGTCTTCTGCGCAGGCGATAAGGTGGCAGGTGGAGTGCAGGACGCAATTACGAATCAGGTGGAATTGCAATTTGGGTTGAAGGTGCCGGTGGTGCTGCGGACGGCTTCGGAGATGCAGGCAGCGATTCGGACAAATCCGTTTTTGAAGGTTGGGACTGCGGAAGAGATGCTGCACGTTTGTTTTCTGGCTGATCGGCCGGGGCAGGACCTGGTGGCGGGGCTGGATGCGATGCGATCCGCACCGGATGAGTTTGCCGTCATCGGGCGGGAGATCTATATGAAACTCGTGACCGGAGCGGCGAAGACAAAGCTGACGAATGCGTATTTTGACTCGAAGCTGAAGACCGTGAGCACGATGCGAAACTGGCGGACGGTGTTGAAGCTCGCGGAGATGATGGCTTGA
- a CDS encoding IclR family transcriptional regulator domain-containing protein, giving the protein MSLTPRQPLASAAESLPPTPPAAAKPTPASSLDVFTGDPNFMTSLARGLIVIQAFTQQSPQMTISQLSVKTGLSRAAVRRCLYTLTKLGFAGAEDGSRYSLRPRMLTLSHTYTTSNTLSTAAQPILERMSAALRESFSVATLDGEDIVYIARTQVNRVMAVDLHIGSRLPAYCTSMGRILLAYLPAEQLEQYLAKAVLTPHTTRTITSVEKLRLTLRNVRRNGYALVDQEYEVGLRSLAVPVFASSGRVVATLNLSGNAPRLSVLEMQSRFLNHLRNAANELGAFLN; this is encoded by the coding sequence ATGAGCCTCACGCCTCGCCAACCCCTCGCATCGGCAGCCGAATCTCTCCCGCCCACTCCGCCCGCAGCCGCCAAACCCACTCCCGCCTCCTCTCTCGACGTCTTCACCGGCGATCCCAACTTTATGACCTCGCTAGCCCGCGGTCTTATCGTCATTCAGGCCTTCACCCAGCAATCCCCGCAGATGACCATCTCGCAACTCAGCGTAAAGACTGGCCTCTCCCGCGCCGCAGTTCGCCGCTGCCTCTATACCCTCACCAAACTGGGCTTTGCCGGCGCGGAAGACGGTTCGCGCTACTCCCTCCGTCCGCGTATGCTTACCCTCTCCCATACCTACACCACCTCCAACACCCTCTCCACCGCCGCCCAGCCTATCCTCGAACGCATGTCCGCTGCTCTCCGCGAGTCCTTCTCCGTCGCCACACTCGACGGCGAAGACATCGTCTATATCGCCCGCACCCAGGTCAACCGCGTCATGGCCGTCGACCTCCACATCGGCAGCCGCCTGCCCGCCTACTGCACCAGCATGGGCCGAATTCTCCTCGCCTACCTCCCGGCCGAACAACTCGAGCAGTACCTCGCCAAAGCCGTCCTCACCCCACACACCACACGCACCATTACCTCCGTCGAGAAGCTCCGCCTCACCCTGCGCAATGTGCGCCGCAACGGCTACGCCCTCGTCGATCAGGAGTATGAGGTCGGCCTCCGCTCTCTGGCCGTCCCCGTCTTTGCCTCTTCGGGCCGGGTCGTCGCCACGCTGAACCTCAGCGGCAATGCACCCCGTCTCTCCGTCCTCGAGATGCAGAGCCGCTTCCTCAACCACCTTCGCAATGCCGCCAACGAACTAGGCGCCTTCCTCAACTAG
- a CDS encoding peroxiredoxin family protein, whose translation MAAALNISLQDQLDRITQNTRALVQPERLAVSERATEDLFNTGIEDRIMKTGDQAPSFTLEDALTHKPVNSADLLALAPLVVNFFRGRWDPYCVTELEAWRDLYTDLRRRGAIFVAISPQTTRQNNFTLEQHGLQYPLLSDPGATTAEKFGIAHTIPQPLRSYYQSILINIPFNNTGLSYHNATEASWRLPMPAVFVIDQTNTIVFAEGHADFRVRPEPADVLAALNLR comes from the coding sequence GTGGCCGCTGCGCTCAACATCTCGCTTCAGGATCAACTGGACCGCATCACGCAAAATACCCGTGCCCTCGTGCAGCCCGAGCGCCTCGCTGTCTCCGAAAGGGCGACCGAAGACCTCTTCAACACCGGCATCGAAGATCGCATCATGAAAACCGGAGATCAGGCTCCATCCTTCACCCTTGAAGACGCTCTGACTCACAAGCCCGTCAATTCAGCTGATCTACTCGCCCTCGCCCCACTCGTCGTCAACTTCTTTCGTGGCCGCTGGGACCCCTATTGCGTCACCGAACTTGAAGCCTGGAGAGATCTGTATACCGACCTACGCAGACGCGGCGCTATCTTCGTTGCGATCTCCCCGCAAACCACCCGCCAAAACAACTTCACCCTCGAGCAGCACGGCTTGCAATACCCTCTCCTCTCCGACCCTGGCGCAACCACTGCTGAAAAATTCGGCATAGCCCATACCATCCCGCAGCCTCTCCGCAGCTACTACCAGTCCATCCTCATCAACATCCCCTTCAACAACACCGGCCTCAGTTATCACAACGCCACAGAAGCCAGCTGGCGCCTCCCGATGCCTGCGGTCTTCGTCATCGACCAGACCAATACCATCGTCTTCGCCGAAGGCCACGCCGACTTCCGCGTCCGCCCTGAACCCGCCGACGTCCTCGCCGCTCTCAACCTGAGATAA